GGCGGCTTCGTCGATGGCGGCAAACCGCTGTGCCACCTGCAGATACCGGGTGTTGAACAGCTGGTCCTCGGCGTATACCACATGCTCGAACCGGATGTGCGCCATCTGGATGAGATCCCGGCGGTAGAGCTTGTTCCAGAGCACGCCGTAGTAAAAGGCAGCGGCATTGCCGGTGAGCTGCCACAGGTAATCCACCTTGTTGTACACCCCGGCGGGCAGCAGGCTGTACTCCCGGGTGTCGTAGCCGCCATCCTTGCGGGGCACCATCATCCGGTAGGGAGCCAGCACAAGGTCGGCATGGCTGCGCTGCATAGCAGCCACCAGGTTTGCGGTGCAGCCCGGCAGCAGGTGATCGTCGCTGTCCGCAAACTGGATGTATTCGCCGTGGGCAAGGGCAAGGCCGCAGCTGCGGGTGTCTGCTGCGCCGGTGTTGGGCTTGTCCACCACACGGATGCGGCTGTCGGCGGCAGCAAGCTTCCGGCAGACAGCAAGGGTGTCGTCGGTGGAGCCGTCGTTCAGCAGAAGGATCTCAAGCTCCGGGTAGCTCTGGGATGTGATGCTCTCCACACAGCGGGAGATGAAGCCCGCCGCGTTATAGGCGGGCACAATAACGCTGACAAGCGGCTGCGGCATGGCGGGTCCCTCCGTTTTTTCTTTTTTCGATGCAGCAAAGTTTTATTTATCATACTCCAGCCCTGCGCAAAAATCAAGGCGGGCGGCTGGCGGAAAGGAGAATGTGAGATGGTATTTCACATTGCGGTATGCAGCCCGGACGCGGCCTTGCGCAGTGGGCTGGAACGCCAGTGCATGGAATATTTTGCCCGGCGGCAGGATGCGTGCATCGTGCAGCAGCTGCCGGATGCAGATGCGCTGCTGCGCCGGGACACCGAGGGAGAACGGTTTGACCTGTATCTCATCGAGCTGGGCGCTGTAGCGGCCCCGGCAGGGCTTTCGGCGGCTGCGGAGCTGCGCCGCCGGGGCCGCAGGGCTCCGCTGGCCTTTGCGGCCCGCACACCGGCCCACGCCTACAGTGCTTTCCGGGTGGATGCCATGCAGTATCTGCTTCTGCCGGTGCACCAGCAGGAGCTTTCGGCCCTGCTTGCCCGCGCCACCGAGCCGGAGTACGGCCCGGCAATGACCGTTGTCACCGCCGAAGGCCTGCGGGCGCTGGCCTATGCGCAGATCGAATATCTGGAGTGCACCCACCATGTGGTGCACTTCCATCTGCTCAGCGGCGAGGATGTGGTGTCCCTTTCGCTGCGGGTGTCCTTTGCCGAGGTAGCAAAGCCGCTGCTGGAAGACGGGCGTTTTTTGCAGCCGCACCGCTCCTATGTGGTCAATCTGGCGGCGGCACAGCTGCTGACGGCGGGCGAGCTGCAGATGTGCAGCGGTGCGCGCATCCCCATCCCGCGCGGACGGGAGGGTGCAGTGCGCGAAGCCTTCCGCAGCTGGATCGACCGGTAAAATGGCAAACAAAAAAGAGCCGCTTTCACGGCTCTTTTTTCGTGCCCGGAGATCAGGCATCGGGTTCGGTTTTGTGTTTCTTTTCCTTGTCGGAAGCATCCAGAACACCAAAGCCCCAGCGGTTGGCCATGTCCATGATGATCTTCTGGGGAGAACCGGAGGGATAG
Above is a genomic segment from Faecalibacterium taiwanense containing:
- a CDS encoding glycosyltransferase; translated protein: MPQPLVSVIVPAYNAAGFISRCVESITSQSYPELEILLLNDGSTDDTLAVCRKLAAADSRIRVVDKPNTGAADTRSCGLALAHGEYIQFADSDDHLLPGCTANLVAAMQRSHADLVLAPYRMMVPRKDGGYDTREYSLLPAGVYNKVDYLWQLTGNAAAFYYGVLWNKLYRRDLIQMAHIRFEHVVYAEDQLFNTRYLQVAQRFAAIDEAAYCYIQNPQSVCHTQVSAADMLRHRSRMYHTYKELCIQLGVYDKFRLRLHGIYLSLFESPLPNGPVQKLSDAFARTHSRI
- a CDS encoding LytTR family DNA-binding domain-containing protein, translated to MVFHIAVCSPDAALRSGLERQCMEYFARRQDACIVQQLPDADALLRRDTEGERFDLYLIELGAVAAPAGLSAAAELRRRGRRAPLAFAARTPAHAYSAFRVDAMQYLLLPVHQQELSALLARATEPEYGPAMTVVTAEGLRALAYAQIEYLECTHHVVHFHLLSGEDVVSLSLRVSFAEVAKPLLEDGRFLQPHRSYVVNLAAAQLLTAGELQMCSGARIPIPRGREGAVREAFRSWIDR